Proteins encoded together in one Micromonospora kangleipakensis window:
- a CDS encoding SWIM zinc finger family protein, with amino-acid sequence MSTPDGNGAGRFAEFGPPRRVAGGLRARSTRGAIGQSWWSRRFLEVLESFALGTRLTRGRAYARRGQVLRLDIAPGVVTAAVQGSRPDPYPVRIELAAHPAQVWARIEAELAGQAFFSARLLAGDLPAELEELFARAGAPLFPSTVDELAQRCGCPDFAVPCKHLAATFYLLAEAFDADPFQLLHWRGRSRAELLDRLRTLRAAAGATATPPETVAGGSDVTTAGSGPATEPANSRPAGPAAAGPAPAGRPTAAGAARVLGALPAASSADPVDRFWVAPVPLPDRPPTLATAPDLLLRQLGPPGPAIGGPGLVERLRRAFRDLGRPRSDRPTTAGPVEATPTER; translated from the coding sequence GTGAGCACGCCGGACGGAAACGGGGCCGGGCGGTTCGCCGAGTTCGGGCCGCCGCGGCGGGTGGCGGGCGGGCTGCGGGCGCGCAGCACCCGGGGCGCCATCGGACAGTCCTGGTGGTCCCGCCGGTTCCTGGAGGTGCTGGAGTCCTTCGCCCTCGGCACCCGGCTCACCCGGGGCCGGGCGTACGCGCGCCGCGGCCAGGTGCTCCGGCTGGACATCGCCCCCGGGGTGGTCACCGCCGCCGTGCAGGGTTCCCGGCCCGACCCGTACCCGGTCCGGATCGAGCTGGCGGCCCACCCGGCGCAGGTGTGGGCCCGCATCGAGGCGGAGCTCGCCGGGCAGGCGTTCTTCAGTGCCCGGCTGCTCGCCGGCGACCTCCCGGCCGAGCTGGAGGAGCTGTTCGCCAGGGCGGGCGCGCCGCTCTTCCCGTCCACCGTGGATGAGCTGGCCCAGCGCTGCGGCTGCCCCGACTTCGCGGTGCCGTGCAAGCACCTCGCGGCCACCTTCTACCTGCTCGCCGAGGCGTTCGACGCCGACCCGTTCCAGCTGCTGCACTGGCGGGGCCGTAGCCGCGCGGAGCTGCTCGACCGGCTGCGTACGCTGCGCGCCGCCGCCGGCGCGACCGCTACGCCCCCCGAGACGGTGGCCGGTGGGTCCGACGTGACCACGGCAGGCTCCGGTCCGGCCACCGAACCGGCGAACAGCCGGCCGGCTGGTCCGGCCGCGGCCGGTCCCGCGCCGGCTGGGCGGCCCACGGCGGCCGGCGCGGCGCGGGTGCTCGGCGCGCTGCCCGCGGCGTCGTCGGCCGACCCGGTCGACCGGTTCTGGGTGGCGCCGGTGCCGCTGCCCGACCGGCCACCGACCCTGGCGACCGCCCCGGACCTGCTGCTGCGCCAGCTCGGCCCGCCGGGGCCGGCCATCGGCGGCCCGGGGCTGGTCGAACGGCTGCGCCGGGCCTTCCGGGACCTCGGCCGGCCGCGCTCGGACCGGCCCACCACCGCCGGCCCTGTCGAGGCGACGCCCACGGAGCGGTAG
- a CDS encoding DEAD/DEAH box helicase gives MQVIHGVWLSGVGLAVWAEDTTLPARAPRRPGRAPRERPHPFAAGHATLAGALGDLPARASSVLLSLPTRAGSPLDSPELVRTAVAEPVRGSVTLAGWRVPALTYAPDAAFALLREIDLGAAVPGADLRHLAELADFAADLVARGRVLPGVASPTGAAPSAVADPVRPGPAEDADVVTARAVWRPLLTGTDAGWARSLALALPPAARAAAAPPAPAEPVAPVEPPALDPDGLAEPGALVADALDALTDAAARVALAGTVLTRGLRPAGPVPAWLAALTGERREFTSDPAGLETLRAELDAWQRDAAGGPVRASFRLVEPDPDEIVEPLLVVPADPTAVVTQGGRWRVEFGLQPADEPGLLVEAGQVWRSPGNLSALGAVDDPQETLLAELGRASRLWPELDDALRTATPEGMELDAEGAHRFLREGAPVLHAAGFGVLLPSWWRRPSTRLGARLRARSRTAPGTVAAASGGLGLDALVDYRWEVALGDQPLTAEELAALAELKSPLVRLRGRWVELDPKRLAAGLRLLRSAGELTVADLLRLGLAETDRPDELPVLEVTADGALGELLAGAAERRLTPADPPPGFHGTLRPYQRRGLAWLAFLQSLGLGGVLADDMGLGKTVQLLALLAGDPPEAAPTLLVCPMSLVGNWQREAARFTPGLRVHVHHGAERARGAEFRAAVHNADLVLTTYSVAARDAFALAGIDWHRVVVDEAQAIKNASTRQAEAVRSLPARHRVAVTGTPVENRLADLWSIMQFANPGLLGPAATFRKKFAEPIERHGDDEVAGRLRRITGPFVLRRLKTDSSIISDLPEKLEMEVLCNLTAEQAALYRAVVDDMMAKIESSDGIERRGLVLATMTRLKQVCNHPAQLLRDGSPLPGRSGKLERLEEIVDEVLAAGEKALLFTQYAEFGGMLRGHLSARAGREVLFLHGGVGKADRDAMVTRFQSPDGPPLFVLSLKAGGTGLTLTAANHVVHVDRWWNPAVEDQATDRAFRIGQRRRVQVRKFVSAGTVEEKVAAMIADKRSLAGRVVGSGEQWVTELSTGALRELFALESGAVVE, from the coding sequence GTGCAGGTCATCCACGGGGTGTGGCTGTCCGGCGTCGGGCTCGCCGTCTGGGCCGAGGACACCACGCTGCCGGCGCGGGCGCCGCGCCGGCCCGGCCGGGCCCCGCGCGAGCGGCCGCACCCGTTCGCCGCCGGCCACGCCACGCTGGCCGGGGCGCTCGGCGACCTCCCGGCCCGGGCCTCGTCCGTCCTGCTCTCGCTCCCCACCCGGGCCGGTTCGCCGCTCGACTCGCCGGAGCTGGTCCGGACCGCCGTCGCGGAACCGGTCCGCGGGTCGGTCACCCTCGCCGGCTGGCGGGTCCCCGCCCTGACGTACGCCCCGGACGCCGCGTTCGCCCTGCTCCGGGAGATCGACCTCGGCGCCGCCGTGCCCGGTGCGGACCTGCGCCACCTGGCCGAGCTCGCCGACTTCGCCGCCGATCTGGTCGCCCGCGGTCGGGTGCTGCCCGGCGTCGCGTCCCCGACCGGCGCCGCGCCGAGCGCCGTCGCCGACCCGGTCCGGCCCGGCCCGGCGGAGGACGCCGACGTGGTGACCGCTCGGGCCGTCTGGCGGCCCCTGCTGACCGGTACGGACGCCGGATGGGCCCGGTCCCTGGCCCTCGCCCTGCCCCCGGCCGCCCGCGCCGCCGCCGCTCCGCCCGCCCCGGCCGAGCCGGTTGCGCCGGTCGAGCCGCCCGCCCTCGACCCGGATGGGCTGGCCGAGCCGGGCGCGCTGGTCGCCGACGCGTTGGACGCGCTGACCGACGCCGCGGCCCGGGTTGCCCTCGCGGGGACCGTGCTCACCCGGGGTCTCCGGCCGGCCGGGCCGGTGCCGGCCTGGCTAGCGGCGCTCACCGGCGAGCGCCGCGAGTTCACCAGCGACCCGGCCGGGCTGGAGACCCTCCGCGCCGAGCTGGACGCCTGGCAGCGCGACGCCGCCGGCGGCCCGGTACGGGCCAGCTTCCGCCTGGTCGAGCCCGATCCCGACGAGATCGTCGAACCGCTGCTCGTGGTGCCGGCCGACCCCACTGCCGTGGTGACGCAGGGCGGCCGGTGGCGGGTGGAGTTCGGCCTGCAACCGGCCGACGAGCCGGGGCTGCTGGTCGAGGCGGGCCAGGTCTGGCGGTCGCCGGGGAACCTGTCCGCGCTCGGCGCCGTGGACGACCCGCAGGAGACCCTCCTCGCCGAGCTGGGCCGGGCCAGCCGGCTCTGGCCGGAGCTGGACGACGCGCTGCGTACCGCCACGCCGGAGGGGATGGAGCTGGACGCGGAGGGGGCGCACCGCTTCCTGCGGGAGGGCGCCCCGGTGCTGCACGCGGCCGGCTTCGGGGTGCTGCTGCCGTCCTGGTGGCGGCGGCCGTCGACCCGGCTGGGCGCCCGGCTGCGGGCCCGGAGCCGCACCGCCCCGGGTACCGTGGCCGCGGCCTCCGGCGGCCTGGGGCTGGACGCGCTGGTCGACTACCGGTGGGAGGTCGCGCTCGGCGACCAGCCGCTGACGGCCGAGGAGCTGGCCGCCCTCGCCGAGCTGAAGTCCCCGCTGGTCCGGCTGCGCGGGCGCTGGGTCGAGCTGGACCCGAAGCGGCTCGCCGCCGGCCTCCGGCTGCTCCGCTCGGCCGGGGAGCTGACCGTCGCCGACCTGCTCCGGCTGGGCCTCGCCGAGACCGACCGGCCCGACGAGCTGCCGGTGCTGGAGGTCACCGCCGACGGCGCGCTCGGCGAGCTGCTCGCCGGGGCGGCGGAGCGGCGACTCACCCCGGCCGACCCGCCGCCCGGGTTCCACGGCACGCTGCGGCCGTACCAGCGGCGGGGACTGGCCTGGTTGGCCTTCCTCCAGTCGCTCGGGCTGGGCGGGGTCCTCGCCGACGACATGGGGCTGGGCAAGACCGTGCAGCTGCTCGCCCTGCTGGCCGGGGACCCGCCGGAGGCGGCACCGACCCTGCTGGTCTGTCCGATGTCGCTGGTCGGCAACTGGCAGCGGGAGGCGGCCCGGTTCACGCCCGGGCTGCGCGTACACGTGCATCACGGTGCCGAGCGGGCGCGGGGGGCGGAATTCCGGGCGGCCGTGCACAACGCGGACCTGGTGCTGACCACCTACTCGGTGGCCGCGCGGGACGCGTTCGCGCTGGCCGGAATCGACTGGCACCGGGTGGTGGTGGACGAGGCGCAGGCGATCAAGAACGCCTCGACCCGGCAGGCCGAGGCGGTCCGGTCGCTGCCCGCGCGGCACCGGGTCGCGGTCACCGGTACGCCGGTGGAGAACCGGCTGGCCGACCTCTGGTCGATCATGCAGTTCGCGAACCCCGGCCTGCTCGGCCCGGCCGCCACCTTCCGGAAGAAGTTCGCCGAGCCGATCGAGCGGCACGGCGACGACGAGGTGGCCGGCCGGCTGCGCCGGATCACCGGCCCGTTCGTGCTGCGCCGGCTCAAGACCGACTCGTCGATCATCTCCGACCTGCCGGAGAAGCTGGAGATGGAGGTGCTCTGCAACCTCACCGCCGAGCAGGCCGCGCTCTACCGGGCGGTGGTCGACGACATGATGGCGAAGATCGAGTCCAGCGACGGGATCGAGCGCCGGGGGCTGGTGCTGGCCACCATGACCCGGCTCAAGCAGGTCTGCAACCACCCGGCGCAGCTGCTGCGCGACGGCTCGCCGCTGCCCGGCCGCTCCGGCAAGCTGGAGCGGCTGGAGGAGATCGTCGACGAGGTCCTCGCGGCGGGGGAGAAGGCTCTGCTCTTCACCCAGTACGCCGAGTTCGGCGGCATGCTGCGCGGGCACCTGTCGGCCCGGGCCGGCCGGGAGGTGCTCTTTCTGCACGGCGGCGTCGGCAAGGCCGACCGGGACGCCATGGTCACCCGGTTCCAGTCGCCGGACGGACCGCCGCTGTTCGTCCTGTCGCTCAAGGCCGGCGGCACCGGGCTCACCCTCACCGCGGCGAACCACGTGGTGCACGTCGACCGGTGGTGGAACCCGGCCGTCGAGGACCAGGCCACCGACCGGGCGTTCCGGATCGGCCAGCGCCGCCGCGTGCAGGTCCGCAAGTTCGTCTCCGCCGGGACCGTGGAGGAGAAGGTGGCCGCCATGATCGCCGACAAGCGGAGCCTGGCGGGGCGGGTGGTGGGCAGCGGCGAGCAGTGGGTCACCGAGCTCTCCACCGGCGCGCTGCGCGAGCTGTTCGCCCTGGAGTCCGGGGCGGTGGTGGAGTGA
- a CDS encoding carbohydrate kinase family protein: MFDLLVIGGLGVDIRTQVPVLPLPAADSVAVPPIDLRIGNTGAGVALAAHALGLRVALVDVLGADPAGDVVRAALARTSVHTVLAEAPAGTRRSVNLVDPAGRRMSLYDPRPWQGPPPFPPEALTALVRDARHVHVSIMDWARDGLPVLRAGLAEGVGLSTDLHDWDGENPYHRPFADAADLVFVSGVRLGDHAGKLAAELAPRTVLVTGGEAGATLHTPDAPPVPVPATTPPGPVVDTNGAGDAFAAGVIAARLRGAALPDAAGYAARVAAAACTQDGMEYPPGLLPRD; this comes from the coding sequence ATGTTCGATCTGCTGGTGATCGGCGGCCTGGGCGTCGACATCCGTACCCAGGTGCCCGTGCTTCCGCTGCCGGCCGCCGACTCCGTGGCCGTACCCCCGATCGACCTGCGGATCGGCAACACGGGCGCCGGGGTGGCGCTGGCCGCGCACGCGCTGGGCCTGCGGGTGGCGCTGGTGGACGTGCTGGGCGCCGACCCGGCCGGCGACGTGGTCCGGGCGGCGCTGGCCCGCACCTCGGTGCACACCGTGCTGGCCGAGGCCCCGGCCGGCACCCGGCGGTCGGTGAACCTGGTCGACCCGGCCGGGCGCCGGATGTCCCTCTACGACCCGCGTCCCTGGCAGGGGCCGCCGCCGTTCCCGCCGGAGGCGCTGACCGCCCTGGTCCGGGACGCGAGGCACGTGCACGTGTCGATCATGGACTGGGCGCGCGACGGGCTGCCGGTCCTGCGCGCCGGGCTCGCCGAGGGCGTGGGGCTCTCCACCGACCTGCACGACTGGGACGGGGAGAACCCGTACCACCGCCCCTTCGCCGACGCGGCGGACCTGGTCTTCGTCAGCGGCGTCCGCCTCGGCGACCACGCCGGGAAGCTCGCGGCGGAGCTGGCGCCCCGGACGGTGCTGGTGACCGGCGGGGAGGCGGGTGCGACCCTGCACACCCCGGACGCCCCGCCGGTGCCGGTGCCCGCCACCACCCCGCCCGGCCCGGTGGTCGACACCAACGGCGCGGGCGACGCGTTCGCCGCGGGTGTCATCGCCGCCCGGCTGCGCGGCGCCGCCCTGCCCGACGCGGCCGGGTACGCCGCCCGGGTCGCCGCCGCCGCCTGCACCCAGGACGGGATGGAGTACCCGCCCGGCCTGCTGCCCAGGGACTGA
- a CDS encoding 3-oxoacyl-ACP reductase family protein codes for MTTTLDGKVALVTGGSRGIGAGIALRLATEGADVALTYQRDDDRAALVVKQIEALGRRVLAVRADSADPDAVRAAVDRTVEELGRLDILVNNAAVFLVGPVEQLGPDELERTLAVNVRAPYVAAQAAARHMTGGGRIINIGSNVARRAPFPGLALYSMSKTALVGLTKGLGRELGPRGITVNLVNPGPTDTDANPADGPNAAAISGLTALGRYAVPAEIAGMVAHLAGVDGGYVTGASIDVDGGFAS; via the coding sequence ATGACGACCACACTGGACGGAAAAGTCGCACTTGTCACCGGGGGCAGCCGGGGCATCGGCGCCGGGATCGCCCTGCGCCTGGCCACCGAGGGCGCCGACGTGGCGCTGACCTACCAGCGGGACGACGACCGGGCCGCGTTGGTGGTGAAGCAGATCGAGGCGCTGGGCCGGCGGGTGCTGGCCGTGCGGGCCGACAGCGCGGACCCGGACGCGGTACGGGCGGCCGTGGACCGGACGGTCGAGGAGCTGGGACGACTCGACATCCTGGTCAACAATGCCGCCGTGTTCCTGGTCGGCCCGGTCGAGCAGCTCGGCCCCGACGAGCTGGAACGGACGCTGGCGGTCAACGTCCGGGCGCCGTACGTGGCCGCGCAGGCAGCGGCCCGGCACATGACCGGCGGCGGCCGGATCATCAACATCGGCAGCAACGTCGCCCGCCGGGCCCCGTTTCCAGGCCTCGCCCTCTACTCGATGAGCAAGACGGCGCTGGTCGGCCTCACCAAGGGGCTCGGCCGGGAGCTGGGCCCGCGGGGCATCACCGTCAACCTGGTGAACCCGGGTCCGACCGACACGGACGCCAACCCGGCGGACGGGCCGAACGCCGCGGCGATCAGCGGCCTCACCGCCCTCGGCCGGTACGCCGTGCCGGCCGAGATCGCCGGCATGGTCGCCCACCTCGCGGGCGTCGACGGCGGCTACGTCACCGGCGCGAGCATCGACGTCGACGGCGGCTTCGCCAGCTGA
- a CDS encoding GNAT family N-acetyltransferase, with protein MSVENLSLRTSDLITDRLVLRPWSADEVAAVVAGDRPPHWAEGFPAEGDRMIAGRLARQPDSLHEYGHRQIIERETGLTVGAIGLFWPPTDGAVEFGYGVVPSRRCRGYTTEAARALVAFALTAPGVDRVQADVDPGNRASVRVLEKAGLRRSDTDARSERAEGRLHRYVRTAAELR; from the coding sequence GTGTCCGTTGAGAACCTTTCCCTCCGTACGTCCGACCTGATCACCGACCGGCTGGTCCTGCGCCCGTGGTCGGCCGACGAGGTCGCCGCCGTCGTCGCCGGCGACCGGCCGCCGCACTGGGCGGAGGGCTTCCCCGCCGAGGGTGACCGCATGATCGCCGGCCGCCTCGCCCGGCAACCCGACTCCCTGCACGAGTACGGCCACCGGCAGATCATCGAACGGGAGACCGGCCTGACCGTCGGCGCCATCGGCCTGTTCTGGCCGCCCACCGACGGCGCGGTCGAGTTCGGCTACGGAGTCGTCCCCTCCCGGCGCTGCCGGGGCTACACCACCGAGGCGGCCCGGGCCCTGGTGGCCTTCGCCCTCACCGCCCCCGGGGTGGACCGGGTGCAGGCCGACGTCGATCCCGGGAACCGGGCGTCGGTGCGGGTGCTGGAGAAGGCCGGCCTGCGCCGGTCCGACACCGACGCGCGGTCCGAGCGGGCCGAGGGCCGGCTGCACCGGTACGTCCGCACCGCCGCCGAGCTGCGATGA
- a CDS encoding alpha/beta fold hydrolase, whose product MSYADVNGVRLWYEIHGTGRPLVLVHGGYGAVEMFAPILAALAERRQVILVDLQGHGRTADVDRPLRFESMADDIAALIRHLDLPEADLLGYSLGGGVALRTAIQHPGLVRRLALVSAPCKRQGWYPEVLAAMATQDEGVAEQMRGSPPHELYTRVAPRPEDWPTLWVKTGDLLRQEYDWSAEVAALAMPVLLVFADADSIPVTHMAEFFGLLGGGHRDAGWDGADRPAARLAVLPGLTHYDIVTSPALPAAVLPFLTHEVRPPA is encoded by the coding sequence GTGAGTTACGCGGACGTCAACGGGGTGCGCCTCTGGTACGAGATCCACGGCACGGGCCGTCCGCTGGTGCTGGTGCACGGCGGCTACGGCGCGGTGGAGATGTTCGCCCCGATCCTCGCCGCCCTCGCCGAGCGCCGGCAGGTCATCCTGGTCGACCTCCAGGGCCACGGACGGACCGCCGACGTGGACCGGCCGCTGCGCTTCGAGTCGATGGCCGACGACATCGCGGCGCTGATCCGGCACCTCGACCTGCCCGAGGCGGACCTGCTCGGCTACTCCCTCGGCGGCGGGGTGGCGCTGCGGACCGCGATCCAGCATCCGGGCCTCGTACGCCGGCTGGCCCTGGTCTCCGCGCCCTGCAAGCGGCAGGGCTGGTATCCCGAGGTGCTGGCGGCGATGGCCACGCAGGACGAGGGGGTCGCCGAGCAGATGCGTGGCAGCCCGCCGCACGAGCTGTACACCCGCGTCGCCCCGCGCCCGGAGGACTGGCCGACCCTCTGGGTCAAGACCGGTGACCTGCTCCGTCAGGAGTACGACTGGTCGGCCGAGGTGGCGGCCCTCGCCATGCCGGTGCTGCTGGTCTTCGCCGACGCCGACTCGATCCCGGTCACCCACATGGCGGAGTTCTTCGGCCTGCTCGGCGGCGGCCACCGGGACGCCGGCTGGGACGGCGCGGACCGGCCGGCCGCGCGGCTGGCCGTGCTGCCCGGCCTGACCCACTACGACATCGTCACCTCACCGGCGCTGCCCGCCGCCGTCCTGCCCTTCCTCACCCACGAGGTCCGCCCGCCGGCCTGA
- a CDS encoding phosphotransferase, translated as MTSATKTRIGWTDLPAQVRATIEEILGDRVVEAVSQPGGYSPGTADRVRTAGGGRAFVKAVSPAQNDRSPHLHRAEARIAAALPPYAPTPRLLGSHDDGEWVALVFTDVAGRHPATPWLATELAAVLTALAAMAAALTPTPVAAVPTAAEQLGYDFAGWRRIATDPAADLPPWARARLPELCAAADRGLAALAGHTLCHLDVRADNLLVGADGTVSVVDWPWACRGPSWLDTLLLLVNVRLHGGHDTEALLRDLPLTAGVEPAALTGVLAGLAGFFLDSARQPPPAGIPTVRAFQRAQGEALLPWLAERLG; from the coding sequence ATGACGAGCGCGACGAAGACCAGGATCGGCTGGACGGACCTGCCCGCCCAGGTCCGGGCCACGATCGAGGAGATCCTCGGGGACCGGGTCGTCGAGGCGGTGTCCCAGCCGGGGGGCTACTCCCCCGGCACCGCCGACCGGGTCCGCACCGCCGGCGGCGGGCGAGCCTTCGTCAAGGCGGTCAGCCCGGCGCAGAACGACCGCAGCCCGCACCTGCACCGCGCCGAGGCGCGGATCGCGGCCGCGCTGCCGCCGTACGCGCCGACGCCCCGGCTGCTGGGCAGCCACGACGACGGCGAGTGGGTGGCCCTGGTCTTCACCGACGTCGCCGGCCGGCACCCGGCCACGCCCTGGCTCGCCACCGAGCTGGCGGCCGTGCTCACCGCCCTGGCGGCCATGGCCGCCGCGCTGACCCCGACGCCGGTCGCGGCGGTGCCCACCGCGGCCGAGCAGCTCGGGTACGACTTCGCCGGCTGGCGGCGGATCGCGACGGACCCAGCAGCCGACCTGCCGCCGTGGGCCCGTGCGCGCCTGCCCGAGCTGTGTGCCGCGGCGGACCGGGGACTCGCCGCGCTGGCCGGCCACACGCTGTGCCATCTGGACGTCCGCGCCGACAACCTGCTGGTCGGCGCGGACGGCACGGTCAGCGTGGTGGACTGGCCGTGGGCCTGTCGGGGGCCGTCCTGGCTGGACACCCTGCTCCTGTTGGTCAACGTGCGGCTGCACGGCGGCCACGACACCGAGGCGCTGCTGCGCGACCTGCCGCTCACCGCCGGGGTGGAGCCGGCCGCGCTGACCGGGGTACTGGCCGGTCTCGCCGGCTTCTTCCTCGACAGCGCCCGGCAGCCGCCGCCGGCCGGCATCCCGACGGTCCGGGCGTTCCAGCGCGCGCAGGGCGAGGCGCTGCTGCCCTGGCTCGCCGAGCGCCTGGGCTGA
- a CDS encoding polysaccharide pyruvyl transferase family protein: MTDGAALTIGLLGSYGGRNLGDEAILSGLLADLRHQEPNARIIVFSRNPAHTALAHPDVEAVPWEGVSRADSSVTLGELDLLILGGGGILYDREARRYLRVVRVAQERGLPLLTYAVGVGPLSDGVDTGMVRETLAGATEVTVRDQESRMVLEEAGLVNPITVTADPAFLLEPEDFPTSWLRDEGVPAGKRLVGLSVREPGRAAERLDVDGYHRLMAQISDFLVHRIDAYVLFVPMERDDIRHSHGVMSHMVAAERGRVLHGDYSPRQVLGLMKHFDLAVGMRLHFLIFAAMVGTPFLPLPYAGKVFDLAQRLGVPALRGVEREVEGPLLAEVDRLWDEREGRAKETAQRVAEVCEQARGTSQVTRGVLESIRSRRLTRVNAA; the protein is encoded by the coding sequence ATGACGGATGGCGCCGCACTGACGATCGGTTTGCTCGGTTCGTACGGAGGGCGCAACCTCGGCGACGAGGCGATCCTCAGCGGACTCCTGGCCGACCTGCGGCACCAGGAGCCGAACGCCCGGATCATCGTCTTCTCCCGCAACCCGGCGCACACCGCCCTGGCCCACCCGGACGTCGAGGCGGTGCCCTGGGAGGGCGTCAGCAGGGCCGACTCGTCGGTGACCCTGGGCGAGCTGGACCTGCTCATCCTGGGCGGCGGTGGCATCCTCTACGACCGGGAGGCCCGGCGCTACCTGCGGGTGGTCCGGGTCGCCCAGGAGCGCGGCCTGCCCCTGCTCACCTACGCGGTGGGGGTCGGCCCGCTCAGCGACGGGGTGGACACCGGCATGGTCCGGGAGACCCTGGCCGGGGCGACCGAGGTCACCGTGCGGGACCAGGAGTCCCGGATGGTGCTCGAGGAGGCCGGCCTGGTGAACCCGATCACCGTCACCGCCGACCCGGCGTTCCTGCTCGAACCGGAGGACTTCCCGACGAGCTGGCTCCGCGACGAGGGGGTCCCGGCGGGCAAGCGGCTCGTCGGGTTGAGCGTCCGCGAGCCGGGCCGGGCCGCGGAACGCCTCGACGTGGACGGCTACCACCGGCTGATGGCCCAGATCAGCGACTTCCTGGTGCACCGGATCGACGCGTACGTGCTGTTCGTGCCGATGGAACGCGACGACATCCGGCACTCGCACGGCGTGATGTCGCACATGGTCGCCGCCGAGCGGGGCCGGGTCCTGCACGGCGATTACTCGCCCCGGCAGGTCCTGGGGCTGATGAAGCACTTCGACCTCGCGGTCGGCATGCGGCTGCACTTCCTGATCTTCGCGGCCATGGTGGGCACGCCGTTCCTGCCGCTGCCGTACGCCGGAAAGGTCTTCGACCTGGCCCAGCGGCTCGGGGTGCCGGCGCTGCGCGGCGTGGAACGGGAGGTGGAGGGCCCGCTGCTGGCCGAGGTGGACCGGCTGTGGGACGAGCGGGAGGGGCGGGCGAAGGAGACCGCCCAGCGGGTGGCCGAGGTGTGCGAGCAGGCCCGGGGCACCTCCCAGGTCACCCGCGGGGTGCTGGAGAGCATCCGCTCCCGGCGCCTGACCCGGGTCAACGCCGCCTGA
- a CDS encoding DinB family protein, whose amino-acid sequence MADTTIDPTLGPVLARTGDERAVLESFLDFHRTIVLRKARGLTHAEASRRLVPSLTTLAGLLKHLALVERNWFPCLLAPKPGDVYLTTEEEARASFTLQETDTVEELAAAYERACARSREVAARFDLDHVVPHPQLGEVSLRWILVHLIEETARHAGHADILRELTDGETGAL is encoded by the coding sequence ATGGCGGACACCACCATCGATCCCACGCTGGGTCCGGTCCTCGCCCGCACGGGTGACGAGCGGGCGGTCCTCGAATCCTTCCTCGACTTCCACCGGACCATCGTGCTGCGCAAGGCGCGCGGCCTCACCCACGCCGAGGCGAGCCGGCGCCTGGTGCCCTCCCTGACCACCCTCGCCGGCCTGCTCAAGCACCTGGCGCTGGTGGAGCGGAACTGGTTCCCCTGCCTGCTCGCACCGAAGCCGGGGGACGTCTACCTGACCACCGAGGAGGAGGCGAGGGCCAGCTTCACCCTCCAGGAGACGGACACCGTCGAGGAGCTGGCGGCGGCGTACGAGCGGGCCTGCGCCCGGTCCCGGGAGGTCGCCGCCCGCTTCGACCTGGACCACGTGGTGCCGCACCCGCAGCTCGGCGAGGTGTCGCTGCGCTGGATCCTGGTCCACCTGATCGAGGAGACCGCCCGGCACGCCGGGCACGCCGACATCCTGCGCGAGCTGACCGACGGCGAGACCGGCGCGCTCTGA